The Papaver somniferum cultivar HN1 chromosome 3, ASM357369v1, whole genome shotgun sequence genome includes a region encoding these proteins:
- the LOC113355362 gene encoding histone H2A.1-like gives MEGTAKVGKGGRKGGDRKKAVTKSAKAGLQFPVGRITRFLKKGRYAQRLGSGAPVYLAAVLEYLAAEVLELAGNAARDNKKSRIIPRHLLLAIRNDQELGKLLSGVTIASGGVLPNINSVLLPKKKDEAASTPKSPSKSTAAKSPKKK, from the exons ATGGAAGGAACAGCAAAGGTTGGCAAGGGAGGAAGGAAAGGTGGTGATAGAAAGAAAGCAGTAACAAAATCAGCCAAAGCTGGACTTCAATTCCCAGTTGGAAGAATCACTCGTTTCTTAAAGAAGGGTCGTTATGCTCAAAGACTCGGTTCTGGTGCTCCCGTTTACTTGGCTGCTGTTCTTGAGTATCTCGCTGCTGag GTATTGGAATTAGCTGGAAATGCTGCCAGAGACAACAAGAAATCAAGAATCATCCCAAGACATTTGTTGTTGGCGATTAGGAATGACCAGGAATTGGGGAAATTGCTTTCTGGTGTTACTATTGCTAGTGGTGGTGTTCTTCCTAACATCAACTCTGTTTTGTTACCAAAGAAGAAAGATGAGGCTGCCAGTACTCCAAAATCTCCATCAAAATCTACTGCTGCTAAATCTCCAAAGAAGAAGTAA